Genomic segment of bacterium:
CGGGGAGTACGTCGTGATCCGGGTGCGGGCCGCGGGGATCTCGAGGCCCAGGTCGGCGCAGGTCAGGGTCTCCTGCGGCTTCATCCCGGCCTTCATGATGTTCGGCAGGCTGGGCAGGCGCGGCTCGTTCAGGCCCTTCTGGCAGGTGATCACCGCGGGCAGCGAGCCCCGCACGATGGCGGCGCCGCCCTCGATCTCGCAGGTGGCGGTGAAGACGCCCTGGCCCAGTTCCAGCTTCGTCACCACGGTCGCCTGCGAGCAGTCCAGCAGCTCGGCGAGCATCGGCCCCACCTGGGCGCTGTCGTCGTCGATGGCCTGCTTGCCGGTCAGGATCAGGTCGTAGCCGCCGCGGCGCAGCACCGCGGCGAGCACCTTCGCCGTCTGCAGCGGCTCGGCGTTCTCCAGC
This window contains:
- a CDS encoding electron transfer flavoprotein subunit beta/FixA family protein, which codes for MKIAVCVKQVPDSETRITLAAPGPELDRSGFTRVLNPYDAFAVEEAVRIKERLGADCEITAVTIGPDRAVETLKKDCLAVGCDRAIRVNEPALENAEPLQTAKVLAAVLRRGGYDLILTGKQAIDDDSAQVGPMLAELLDCSQATVVTKLELGQGVFTATCEIEGGAAIVRGSLPAVITCQKGLNEPRLPSLPNIMKAGMKPQETLTCADLGLEIPAARTRITTYSPPPPRAACRMVAADDPAAAARELARLLRDEAKVI